In Treponema primitia ZAS-2, a genomic segment contains:
- a CDS encoding putative toxin-antitoxin system toxin component, PIN family produces MKLVLDTNIIVSAFLNPMGIPGEILSMVLAKKIKICYDNKIFAEYTEVLTRSKFNFNKELVNDFLEFIKIYGEYVLAEPQNIVFIDEDDKIFYDVLKSSNADYIITGNKKHYPKDRSIVSPKEFKEK; encoded by the coding sequence ATCGTTTCAGCATTTTTAAACCCCATGGGAATCCCCGGAGAAATACTTTCAATGGTATTAGCAAAGAAAATAAAAATATGTTATGACAATAAAATTTTTGCGGAATATACAGAAGTCCTGACCAGATCAAAATTTAACTTTAATAAAGAACTGGTTAATGATTTTTTGGAATTTATAAAAATCTATGGCGAATATGTATTGGCTGAACCGCAAAACATAGTATTTATAGATGAAGACGATAAAATATTTTACGATGTATTAAAAAGCAGTAATGCAGATTACATTATAACGGGCAATAAGAAACATTATCCTAAAGATAGAAGTATTGTATCTCCAAAAGAATTTAAAGAAAAGTGA